A genomic segment from Flavobacterium sp. 9R encodes:
- a CDS encoding UDP-glucose 6-dehydrogenase yields the protein MSITKICCIGAGYVGGPTMAVIAQKCPQIQVTVVDLNQERIAAWNDADVNKIPIYEPGLAEVVAEARGRNLFFSTDVEKAIDEAEMIFISVNTPTKTYGKGKGMAADLKYIELCARQIAKVAKDNKIVVEKSTLPVRTAEALKSILDHTGNGVQFQILSNPEFLAEGTAVSDLLAPDRILIGGDTTPEGQQAIQSLVAVYANWVPQEKILTTNVWSSELSKLTANAFLAQRISSINAMSELCEQTGADVNEVARAIGMDSRIGPKFLKASVGFGGSCFQKDILNLVYIAKSYGLHAVADYWEQVIIMNDHQKRRFSNKIVQTLYNTVADKKIALLGWAFKKDTNDTRESAAIYVADDLINEEAQLTVYDPKVSFGKILTDLEYLGSRTPAKNEEHIAAATTAYEACENAHAIAILTEWDEFRSYDWQKIYDSMQKPAFVFDGRNILNPDEMKAIGFVYLGIGA from the coding sequence ATGTCAATTACAAAAATATGTTGCATAGGCGCCGGATATGTCGGAGGGCCTACGATGGCGGTTATTGCGCAAAAATGTCCACAGATTCAAGTGACTGTTGTGGATTTGAATCAAGAAAGAATCGCGGCATGGAATGATGCCGATGTTAATAAAATTCCAATATATGAGCCAGGATTGGCTGAAGTCGTGGCAGAAGCTCGAGGGCGTAATTTGTTTTTCTCAACTGATGTTGAAAAAGCCATCGACGAAGCGGAAATGATTTTTATTTCAGTGAATACGCCAACCAAAACGTATGGAAAAGGGAAAGGAATGGCTGCCGACTTGAAATACATTGAGTTGTGCGCCCGTCAAATCGCTAAAGTAGCAAAAGACAATAAAATTGTGGTGGAAAAATCGACTTTGCCAGTTCGTACAGCTGAAGCGCTTAAAAGTATTTTAGACCATACAGGTAATGGAGTACAATTTCAAATTTTATCCAACCCTGAGTTTTTAGCAGAGGGAACTGCTGTTTCTGATTTGTTGGCTCCAGACCGCATTTTGATTGGTGGGGATACCACTCCAGAAGGACAGCAAGCCATACAATCTTTAGTAGCTGTGTATGCGAATTGGGTACCGCAAGAAAAGATTTTAACTACAAATGTGTGGTCTTCTGAATTGTCTAAGTTAACCGCCAATGCTTTTTTAGCGCAGCGAATTTCTTCTATCAATGCAATGTCCGAATTGTGTGAACAAACGGGTGCCGATGTGAATGAAGTAGCCAGAGCTATAGGAATGGATAGCAGAATAGGACCTAAGTTTTTGAAAGCCTCTGTTGGTTTTGGAGGTTCTTGTTTTCAAAAGGACATTTTGAATTTGGTGTATATTGCCAAATCTTATGGTTTGCATGCAGTAGCCGATTATTGGGAACAAGTGATTATCATGAATGATCACCAAAAAAGACGTTTCTCCAACAAAATTGTACAAACCTTGTACAATACAGTAGCCGATAAAAAAATTGCTCTTTTGGGGTGGGCGTTTAAGAAAGACACGAATGATACCAGAGAATCTGCGGCGATTTATGTAGCTGATGATTTGATCAATGAGGAAGCCCAACTTACGGTTTATGATCCAAAAGTGTCGTTTGGAAAAATACTGACCGATTTGGAGTATTTAGGATCAAGAACTCCAGCCAAAAATGAAGAGCACATTGCAGCGGCAACTACTGCCTATGAAGCTTGCGAAAATGCCCACGCTATTGCTATCCTAACAGAGTGGGATGAATTTAGAAGTTATGATTGGCAAAAAATCTACGATAGTATGCAAAAACCAGCCTTTGTTTTTGATGGTCGTAACATTTTGAATCCAGATGAAATGAAAGCCATTGGTTTTGTGTACTTAGGGATAGGGGCGTAG
- a CDS encoding nucleotidyltransferase domain-containing protein: MMQFGLLAEDIAKINRVFSDFDAIESVYVYGSRAKGNFKNSSDIDLTLVEQTMTFSDFLALENQLDDLLLPYKIDLSQKRKIANVDLLAHIDRVGQLFYTKEKL, translated from the coding sequence ATGATGCAATTTGGCTTACTAGCAGAGGATATTGCTAAAATTAATCGTGTTTTTTCGGATTTTGATGCCATTGAAAGTGTATATGTTTATGGCTCAAGAGCAAAAGGAAATTTTAAGAACAGTTCAGACATCGATTTGACCCTAGTGGAGCAAACGATGACTTTTTCTGACTTTCTAGCGTTAGAGAATCAATTAGACGATTTGTTGCTCCCTTATAAAATAGACCTCTCACAAAAAAGAAAAATAGCGAATGTGGATTTACTGGCTCATATCGATAGGGTAGGGCAGTTGTTTTATACAAAAGAAAAACTTTAA
- a CDS encoding SDR family oxidoreductase translates to MEKTILITGGAGFIGSNLAEYFLAKGYKVVVLDNFATGHRHNLAAVAAHPHFKLIEGDIRNSSDCASAVEGVDYVLHQAALGSVPRSIGDPVTTNDVNVSGFLNMLVAARDAKVKRFVYAASSSTYGDSQGLPKVEEVIGKPLSPYAITKYVNELYAEIFGKTYGLETIGLRYFNVFGRKQDPKGAYAAVIPKFVMQLMQHQSPVINGDGNYSRDFTYIDNVIQMNELAMTTTKPEAINTVFNTAFGDRNTLNDLVGYLKAYLGELDENIKNIPIEYGPNRAGDIPHSLASIDKAQRLLGYAPQFSLQQGLKEAVGWYWEHLK, encoded by the coding sequence ATGGAAAAAACGATACTTATTACGGGTGGCGCTGGTTTTATTGGTTCTAATCTCGCAGAATATTTTTTAGCAAAAGGATATAAAGTAGTGGTCTTAGATAATTTTGCAACAGGCCATCGTCATAATCTTGCAGCAGTGGCCGCTCATCCTCATTTTAAATTAATTGAAGGCGATATCAGAAACAGCAGTGATTGTGCCTCGGCGGTTGAAGGAGTCGATTATGTGTTGCATCAAGCGGCTTTGGGTTCTGTTCCTCGCTCAATTGGAGATCCTGTTACTACCAATGACGTAAACGTTTCGGGTTTTTTGAACATGTTGGTGGCTGCAAGAGACGCCAAAGTAAAGCGTTTTGTCTACGCAGCGAGTTCCTCTACTTATGGAGATTCTCAGGGGTTGCCAAAAGTTGAAGAGGTTATCGGTAAGCCATTATCTCCTTATGCGATTACAAAATATGTTAATGAATTGTATGCAGAGATTTTTGGAAAGACCTATGGTTTAGAAACCATCGGATTGCGTTATTTTAATGTTTTCGGACGCAAGCAAGACCCTAAAGGTGCTTACGCAGCAGTTATTCCAAAATTTGTGATGCAGCTGATGCAACACCAAAGCCCAGTAATTAACGGAGATGGGAATTATTCTAGAGATTTTACCTATATCGACAATGTTATTCAGATGAATGAATTGGCAATGACTACTACTAAACCAGAAGCCATTAATACTGTTTTTAATACAGCCTTTGGAGACCGTAATACATTGAATGACCTTGTGGGGTATTTGAAAGCCTATTTAGGGGAATTGGATGAAAACATCAAAAACATTCCTATTGAATATGGTCCCAATCGCGCAGGTGATATACCTCATTCGCTAGCTAGTATTGATAAGGCTCAGCGACTATTAGGATATGCTCCTCAGTTTTCACTACAACAGGGCTTAAAAGAAGCGGTGGGTTGGTATTGGGAGCATTTGAAATAA
- a CDS encoding nucleotidyltransferase substrate binding protein: MEEDIRWKQRLVNYQKALGQLQKFIAKGELNELEEQGLIQAFEFTHELAWNVMKDYFEYQGTTSITGSRDATREAFQRGLVQDGAQWMEMIKSRNQSSHTYNESTAKEIKDKVLLAYYDLFVVFNEKMKTLL; this comes from the coding sequence ATGGAAGAAGATATCCGTTGGAAACAACGATTGGTAAATTATCAAAAGGCACTTGGACAATTGCAGAAGTTTATTGCTAAAGGGGAACTGAATGAATTGGAGGAACAAGGACTAATTCAAGCATTTGAATTCACCCATGAATTGGCATGGAACGTGATGAAGGATTATTTTGAATACCAGGGGACCACTTCGATCACGGGCTCTCGCGATGCTACTAGGGAAGCTTTTCAAAGAGGATTGGTTCAAGATGGGGCACAATGGATGGAAATGATAAAAAGCAGGAATCAATCGTCTCATACCTATAATGAAAGTACAGCTAAAGAGATAAAAGATAAGGTGCTACTAGCGTATTATGATTTGTTTGTTGTGTTTAATGAGAAAATGAAAACCCTTCTATGA